The segment CTATGAACAACGCATggcaaaaaaggaaaataaagtccctgtacactgtttttttttttttttttttgccttacattttgttacatctttactatagggataattttgatttatgtctagagacgttacaactttttgataaagctgtaattggttttcttttggaaatatgtttcctgaatgcatttatgactgtaaaagcatatcggtgtgtgtcacaatcACAAAATTGATCATataaatcgcgatagtttttttttgttgttgtccatatcgcacagccctagttcattcaataaatacagttaacaatctagcttcttaGTACGTAGTTATTAAACTAACAATagtggggtcagttaatttttttgaagtgggccgcgcaaacatatgtgtgtggttgtgtgggccgcgagttgaaaagggttgggaaccactgtcttAATCTGTCTTCTTAATTGGTTCTTATGTTttagattttaatgtttaatgtgctttcataaaattaacttaatatatacattattcaTGAGTGTTCCATAACTTATTTATATTGTTCtagttttaaatcttttttatgaaataaaaaataataataataatgttggtAAAGGGACATTTCTTTGAATCACTGAAAAAAGGCATGCGGAGTACTCCACTTACAATCAATGAAAAATTGTTACTTGTCTTAATTGCGAGCTCATTCAGTTATAATCAGTGAAGGTGCAAGAACTGAGCAGCAGTCAAAGTGAATTTGTGACAATTTATTTCAGCCAAGAAGCTTGTGTTCCTTTTTTCTCAGCTGCCAGACCTACATGTACGGTCATATCCTTGTTAACACCCACTTTGGTGTATTTGTGCTTTAAAAGGCAGCTCTGCGCACCATTAAAATCACTTTTCCTAGCAGAGCCACGGGAAGCTGAATAAGAAGCACCTGCCTTCTCCAGCGTCTGATCTCCAGTTATTGTTCAAAATGAGCAAGATTGTTGTTTTTACCAAAGATGCCTTCAAAGGCAGATCAGCTGAATTCAAGAACAATGTCAACAACTTAGAAAACAAGGGCTTCAACGACATCATCTCATCTCTCAAAGTCTTTGGCGCACCATGGGTAGCGTATTATGACAAGAATTTAGCTGGAAAGCAGCGAGTGTTTGAGGAAGGAGAATACGCTACCCTAGAAGACAAGGGAAAGTTTTCTTCCCTCAAGATGATCACAGATGAACTGGATGACCCTGAAATCCAGCTGTTTGAGCACGTGAACTATGGAGGAAGAAGTGTGACCCTGAACGGAGAAACCAATCTTCATGAAATTGCTTTCAGTGACACCGCTTCCTCCCACAAAGTGAAAGGTGGTGTCTGGGTTCTCTATGAGCACGTCAACCGTCAGGGTGAACAGCTTGTGTCTTTCCCTGGAGATGAAGTTCCCAGCTATTTTCCGCTCTCCTTCAATGATGTGGCCAGCCATGTGCGTCCCTTGCTGCCGAAGCCATAGACATCATCATTCACCGTACACTCTCTGCAGCTGAATATAAACTGGAATCCTTCTGGAAAGAGCGAGGCAGATGGAGGGGAATGACTGATCTTGACAAGAAACAATGACTGTGACTCCAACAAGTTTGAAGAAAATTTCTGAATCAACCTTATAATATCTGTgtaaaaacatactgtacatgttaATTTGGCAGATGTTATATGATACAGAGTTTTATTAGTAAAAGTTTTAAGTTGCAGGTTGCTTGGCTTTTCATCTATAGCCATCAGTATCAGTAAACATATGCAATAAAATACAGCTTTGGGATTGTTACAGATCTGCTATAGGTCCTATTGTCATTTGAATGTATTTCCCATTTGATGAGAGTGAAATATTGAAAGGGTTTTCGGATTTATATAATTCTGTGCAAGTCTGTCAACTCAGAAAATAAAGgctcttaaatattttattgctcCTTGTTTCATTTCCATTGTAAAATTATCTTTTATCATGTCATAcattttagcaaaaaataaataaaataataataattaattaattaactaaagcATTTACACAGTGGTGGTTCACATCTCAGAAAAATTATAGCAAAATATAACCAAGTGAATAGACCAGAACAGACAGACATAcattttagcaaaaaaataaatcaaattataataattgattaattaacTAAAGCATTTGCAAAGTGGTGGTTCACATCCCAGAAAAGTTATAGCAAAATATAACCAAATGAATAGACCAGAACAGACAGTTAGTATTGAAACCAATACACATTAATAAACTGCTTCTAtgcaattaaaatgaaagaactgaacataaatatagcagcctgataaaaatttaatttagataAAAACTTCAAATGGGTTGTACATATTAACTCTTCAGTTGCATTTATGCTTTTATATGCATCAAACACATTACCTTCACTGTTAATTATTTACCTGTTAAATAACAGGAaattactggcagcagggttaccattattttcctgttattttaacagttaattcctgttaatgttttttacagtgcACTCCCCGTAATGTTTTTCAACAGGAATTTACtgtgtatcaaaaaaaaaaaaaacaggaaacaacAGGCAGCAGTATTACCATTATTTTCCTGTTAAATTACCATTTATTTTGTTTCcattaaatattgttaattatttttagcATAGTAACGTGTACCACTGATTGTTATAGACATATTCTATCTTGAGTTAATACAAGAATAGGCATAATCCATCAGATTATCAGAAAGAGAACGAATAGTTCCGtgttaaaattaacttttttttattgtactacAAAAACACTGGATGGTAAATACTTACAAAAGTAGGCACACATGGATCAGAccaatcacagaaatatattgtatataatgttcaTTGCTGACATCTCATTTTCTCATGTTCATAGCTTAAAAAGTATCAAATACGTTTTTAAACCCAAAAACATTGTTCATTATGACAAAATACTGTACCTCAACACTTAGTGTTACCTAAACCAATAAAATTCAACATGTATGAATACATTCAAACCAATACATAAAACTTAATGAAACTCTTCATCGATGAAGAGTTTCATTAAGTTTTATGTATTGGTTTGAATGTATTCATACATGTTGAGCAATAAACAAACACACTGTCACTGCTTAGATCACTAACCATTTTGTCAAAGCACACAATGAGGATCCTTTGCAAAGTCTTGGGTCTgtatgagagcgagagagagacagatgagtTTCATAACTTAACCATAACATTTTTAATCCAAAATTATATCACATTGCTTGACCTAACTAAGCtaatttgaggggaaaaaaaacgaatttctattataaaataatagaaagTGTGATGAGTACAATTCattgaaagaacaaaaaaagaatgGCAAAAGAGCATGGAAGAAGAGTTCAGCATTCTAACGTTGAAAGGCAGTTGAGAATTAACATTAGATTTAATTTCCCCAGCCTCCTTATTCATTGCTGTTTGAACGTGTGcaatgtacaggtgctggtcatataattagaatatcatcaaaaagttgatttatttcactaattccattcaaaaagtgaaacttgtatattacaatcattcattacacacaaactgatatattttaacattagttgtcagttataatcatcaaatttaaaagaaataaacattctaAATGTATCAGTCTGTcggccggttccgatttatggccggtcgaCAGGTGCATCCCTAATCACCAGATCTGTTGAAACCATGCTTGAGCCACAGCTTGGCCAGAAAAAATGTAGGTGTTAGCAGACAATATCTTACCTCTGGAGTAATTCAAACGTACAGGCTGCCTCCTCTTGGTACTGTAGGTTAAAGATGTAAAAACGGGGGAAAAAAAAAGATGCCAGCCCTGTCACAAAGGTGGACTGGATCCCTTCGCAAACTATTTGGCCCTCAAGGCTGATCATCCAGCGATGGAAGCGGCTTCCCTTTTCTCCTTTTAACTGtcaaatttcagttttatttttcattttaaataatgtttggtTTGATACCAATGAATTCACTACACACAACACTAAAGCCAACTGTCCTATCTAAAAACAACTTACCAAGAAGTATCAGACGGGGAGTTGCAGGTATAGAAGGTGAATTCTCAAGGTCAGCTGCAGTGGCATATCCCTAGGACATAGAACAAATTAAACACAATATTAATGAAGTTAATGAGTAAGAAACCATTCAAATTTCCTCCTGGTTCTGAGATATAAATCCTGGGATATCATCTTGAACAGCAGTTTGATCAGGGATAGTACCCTGCATCtacatctgtaataaaaaaaaaaaaaaaaaaaaaaaaaaaaaaaaaacaaatgtaaacattgaCTTACAACTCAATGATaatcaatacataaaaaaaaacacaaaatagggTGCACTATGCCAATGCACTTAAAAATAGCTGTTCACTACACTACACTAGCCAGATCAGTATTGTTTTTGCTGGATTTACCCAGTGTTGCCAGACTTACGataattattgtatttgtatGATAATTTTTACCTCTGTACGATGTATGATCAATAATGAAAAAGATCCCGTAATGTACGATAATTTCagaatttgatgaaaatgtaaatgatggtAGTAGTAGTCATAGGGCTTCTTTACTCATACAAGAAATCGGCTCATTACAGACACTCTAAATGCGTTTGTGTGCACCTGAGGGTGTGTTAAGAATGCAGGAGAGTGCCCTGCTTTAAAGCCAACGAGCACTGGTTGCGGTACATGACAGCAAGAACCCCTTCAACATCTGGGAATACGCAGTCTTCCGATGACAGTGGCTCAGATGTGGAGTTAACTGCACCACAGCAACAGCTAAATTCCGCCTACAATGGACACGACAAAGCAagagttaaaaaataattttaatatgttttaatattcacTGCGATGCAGACAGTCACTGAAAATAATGGGATAGTATTTTGTTGCACTGCTTCCATCCAACCATACGCCTAGTTATCTATTGTGGTAAATTGCAGGTCGTATCAGAAATGTAGTTGGTTTTGAATAGATAGATAAGTGTTTTGACTCGTGTacgataattttcttccaaatacgataattttgaacttctgatatgatacttggacatttccaatctggcaactcTGGATTTACCTCATTGATAGGCTGAACCTGCACATAAAATAGTCACACCAGCATGTCTGGTAGCCCAAACAACTATAATTTATCAAAGACGAGCAGCTGACATGAATTCGTCAAATACAGTCTTAGACCAACTATCTAGCATCATAAACAGCTATCAGTAAATAGATTTATGTTAGCCATTTGATTTTCAGGATGAATCTGCTTTAACCAGACATTCACATGGCAGGAAAGCCACAGAAACTTGACCACGGGAATGCTACTCAAACGGGGTAATAAAAGGCTATTGCACCCACGATAACAAACACATTTGCGCATGCACAGAAAAcactgcaaacttttttttttctgtctgtggaATAGGCTATGCAAGattattattgataacatttgCAGCAGAGAATCAGTTATTTAATTTGTCTAATCTTCATTAAGTAAATGcatatacaatatttaatttgttagtaATGGATTACCGTCGACTGTTGATTGAATCAGTCATTGCGTTTAgcaacctaaaaaaaataaaataaaaaataaaatagcttaCTTCTACACtgataaataataacttttttaaaaatattaaacatacaaTTGCATATCGGCATTTATCTCCGAACTGTCAGGACAGACGAGGACCCAAGAGCGGAATGAGGCTGGAGAACAGAGTTTTATTTCAGAGGACGACTTAacgtcaaaaacaaaacaaaataaaacaaaacccctCAAGGAGGAGAGAAAAAGTCTTGACTTCACGCTGCTCAGCGGGCAGGTCGAGCGCTCAGCCTCCGCGAACGCCAGGAGAGAGGGAGCAACAAATCCAACAACGGCAGGCAGGAGAATAGTCGGGCAGACAAGGGGTCAAGCGAGGTGCAGACAGGGCTGAGAACGGCGGGCAGTATCAGAATCAAAAACAGTCCAGATCGATAACCAGAAGAGCGGTCCGAAATCCTCTGAGGGCAAAACACAGGTTACACTAACTGGGCAGACAAACCAACCAGCAAACTGACCAGAACAGGACAGAACCGAAGCCAAAGGGTCACAGAACACACTGACAAGGAAGGGTGAAAACCAAGCAGAATAAATAGGGTGAGTAATGAGATAACGGGAACAGGTGAGTAATGAGATAGAGGGGGAACAGGTGCATCAGACAAGCCGCAGCCTAGATTGCAAAGCGAGATCAGCTGGCGCTAGGGCGAAGGGAAGAAaaaccagaaaaatataaaaaatcagagagaaagaaaagaaagtaaagaaaatgaaaacaagtgtagaaaaatgagtagaaacgaaaaaataaatataaaaacgaacgaagtaaaaaaaaggaagaaaaaaggacAGATCACACCCGAGTCCtgacagtacccccctcccccaGGAGCGCCTCCCGGCGCTCCCGAGGAAGGGCGGCGTTGGTGAAACTGGTCGATGAGCGAGCGGTCCAGGACGTCCCGGGCTGGAACCCagcatctctcctccggaccgtacccctcccagtccactaggtactgATATCCCCGCCCACGGCGTCTGGAGTCTAAGATTCTCCTAACCCTATATGCAGGAGAACCGTCAACCATAACAGGGGGAGGGGGGGCGACAGGGGAAGACACAGTAGGAGAATGGGGGGAACGCAAGACAGGCTTAACTTTGGACACATGGAAGACAGGGTGCACACGACGAAGAGAATTGGGCAACCGGAGACAGACCGTCACCGGGTTGACGACCTTGGCAATGCGGTACGGCCCCACGAACTTAGGTGCCAACTTTCGTGATGGGACtctcagtggcaaatccttggtGGAGAGCCACACGCGTTGTCCGCAGACATAACGGGGCGTCAACCTTCGGTGGCGGTCTGCGGCAGCTTTAACGCGTCCCCTAGCTCGGAGAAGCGCctccctggccctcctccaggtgcggcGACAACGCTGAACAAAAGCCTGAACCGAGGGGACAGCTGCCTCGGAGCCCTGGGAAGAAAACAGAGGAGGTTGATAACCCAGACTACACATGAACGGGGACATACCTGTAGACGTCACCGGTAGCGAGTTGTGAGCATATTCTGCCCAGGTGAGTTGATCACTCCAGGAGGAGGGGTTATGGGATGCCAGGCAGCGGAGCATCCGACCGAGATCCTGGTTGGCGcgctcggtctggccgttggtctgtggatgAAAGCCTGACGACAGACTCGCAGAGGCTCCAATCTGTCGACAGAACTCTCTCCAAAAATGTGAAACGAACTGGggccccctgtcagaaaccacgtcctcCGGAAGGCCGTGAATCCGGAAGACGTGATCAATGACCACCCGGGCCGTTTCTTTAGCCGAGGGGAGTTTAGGAAGAGGAACGAAGTGGACCGCtttggaaaagcgatccaccacAGTGAGAACCACAGTATTGCCACTGGATGGAGGGAGTCCAACTACAAAATCCAGGGCAATATGGGACCAGGGGCGGGATGGGATGGGAAGCGGCATTAACAGACCAGCGGGAGGAGAATTAGAGGATTTATTCTGAGCACAGACCGGGCACGCCCCCACGAACCGGCGAACATCCTCCGCCATGGCAGGCCACCAAAACCGCTGGCGAATGGCTGCCAGCGACCTCCTCACACCTGGATGGCACATGATTTTGGAggagtgaccccactggagaacggcgGAGCGAACTGACCTGGGCACGAAGAGCAGGCCGATGGGACACCCCGCGGGCACTCCGACTCCCCCCTGCGCTTGTCTGACGAGCTTCTCGATTCCCCAGGTAAGCGCCCCCAGCACGCACCGCGGAGGTATAATAGTGTCAGGGGGCGGGTCGCCTGGAGAAGCGAAAAGACGAGACAGCGCATCGGGTTTAACGTTCTTGGACCCGGGTCGATAAGAGAGGGTGAAGTCAAAGCGCCCGAAGAAGAGCGCCCACCGAGCCTGTCTGGCATTTAGCCGGCGTGCAGAccgaatgtattctaaattcttgtggtcagtccacaCCAGAAATGGAACGgccgctccctccagccagtggcgccactcccccaaagccagtCGAACAGCCAACAACTCGCGATCACCGATGTCGTAGTTTCGTTCTGTGGGAGACAAACGGTGTGAAAAAAAGCACAAGGATGTAATTTGTTATCCAGGGGGGATACCTGGGAGAGCACGGCACCGACACCAACCTCTGACGCAtccacctccaccacgaactgccgggaAGTCTCTGGAGTTACCAGGATGGGAGCTGAAGTAAATCTGCGTTTTAATTCATCGAACGCCGCTTGGGCATCCGCTGACCAACGGAAGTTGATCCTGGTGGAGGTTAGCGCGGTCAGAGGGGCCGCCACCTGCCCGAAGTTCCTGATGAATCGCCTATAGAAATTGGCGAAACCCAGGAACCGCTGTAACGCCTTGCGGGAATCAGGAGTCGGCCATTCGGAGACGGCTCTCACCTTCGCAGGGTCCATGCGAATCCCCCCTACCGAGATGATGTGGCCCAAGAACGAAACTGACTGAACGTGGaactcgcacttctccgccttaacgAACAGCCGATTCTCTAACAGCCGCTGAAGCACCTGTCTGACGTGCTGGACATGATCCTGAACAGAAGAGGAGAAAATTAAGATGtcatctaaataaacaaaaacgaaCCTGTCGATCATGTCCCTCAGCACGTCGTTGACAAGTGCTTGAAAGACAGCTGGAGCGTTGGATAAGCCGAAGGGAAGAACCCGGTATTCAAAGTGCCCGCGAGGCGTGTTAAGCGCGGTCTTCCAGAGAATCACTTAAATACTTCTCCATCGCTTCGCGTTCTGGCGCGGAGAGAGAATACAGCCGCCCGCGAGGCGGAGAAGCCCCAGGGAggagatcgatggcacagtcGTACGGTCGGTGAGGAGGAAGAGATACAGCCCGGGACCTGCTGAAGACCGCCCGCAGATCATGGTAGCAAGCAGGAACTCGAGAAAGATCCGCCTCCTCCTCCTGtagggaaacagaaacagagaccGGGGAGAAAGCAGACTGGAGACAATGTGTATGACAATACTGACTCCATGACAAAACTACATTGTCTGCCCAGTTAATGTTTGGCCCGTGGCGAACGAGCCAAGGATGACCCAATACTAAAGGGACAGATGGAGAGTCACAGACTAGGAATCTAAGGTCCTCCCGGTGGTTCCCGGAGGCAAGAAGACTCACCGAATCAGTGATCCGCGAGATCTGCATAAGTGGCCTGCCATTGAGTCCATGAGCGACTATAGGTGACTGCAGGGATTGGATGGGTATATCCCGAACGCGAGCCCACTCCTCATCGATGAAGTTGCCCTCTGCTCCTGAATCAACGAGTGCTGAagccttaaccctctggagtctaagggtatttttggggccttgagaagttttgtcatgccctgacatttgtgcttttttcagtttcttataaatatctaaatgggtaaagtctaatatcactgtaatcagcacaaactgggctataataatatgtgaaatgcatgcatgtacatgattgtatttttgagaaaaaaaatgttatgcatggttagtgaaaaactaaaaatgttaaatcacttgaataaggcaataaaacacatacataaaattggttgccggaaaagttgagaactggagcttgtagcctagaatttttctttctgaatgatgtgaaaatcatcttgttcactcactcacagaaaacaatatattgatttaaattttctaaaacactttttgttggtaaaagtcatatgcgagtaggcgtcaactatcatgaatatcattgtgatttacacctgagaagacaaaggcctgcataatgagctgcataatgagcctcccattcaactgtgccactctgagggaggacttacaagaaagaatgtgagaacaaaataaaagtatataattttatgtttgtagtttattaagaatatatttaattatcccacaacataatttaatatccacttgggggagcagttaaacagtttattaggaacaatcaaagctgacgttcaaattttttggcatcctttctctagtcacacaatccttcagaaatccttttaacaatcttattttctaccaaataaaccccatttattatcattattattattattattattattattaatgttgaaaagagctgataatatttttcagttttttttagggggaataaatcgaaagaactgcattgtttttacatttgttagagttatctctatttgtcacatttatattatttacatcaagcttttgaatggtatagtattgtatattgttattgaaacttcataatgtttcacttgattatacatttagtcaggaattatagtttggaaaaagtatttggaaaaagtctaactagtaaaatgtttacacgttatgtgaaaactagtacaaataaataaaaagagacttactcatgtttatgatctctgctgaataaagtgcttcattcttttttctgaggaaatccatttctcaaatcctcaaccacatcacatctttttggggtgaattatgtcttagtcctctcatcgcgaagcaaacagtaaaataaaataaaaacttgaagaatagtcttgctgctttttcttctgtgtgggcgtattcaagccgcgcgcttcagtttgaatctgaatagcgcgttaagcgcgggggcgtggtcacattagatataatgagcggagatatgaaaaacagacattgcgttgttttcatatggattactttatctcagaatatttgttatcggcagcacttgtttagtttaaaagtagacattccaggctttctatagatatctctctcatgtctcttcgttgagtattcactgagttacagttcattttaatgaaatgtttgtacatgacgatcagcggagacaaagactgtagacagcgcaccttgtttgttatatttattttatgagtgcacaaaggttttttgttat is part of the Carassius gibelio isolate Cgi1373 ecotype wild population from Czech Republic chromosome A4, carGib1.2-hapl.c, whole genome shotgun sequence genome and harbors:
- the LOC127968419 gene encoding epidermal differentiation-specific protein-like, producing the protein MSKIVVFTKDAFKGRSAEFKNNVNNLENKGFNDIISSLKVFGAPWVAYYDKNLAGKQRVFEEGEYATLEDKGKFSSLKMITDELDDPEIQLFEHVNYGGRSVTLNGETNLHEIAFSDTASSHKVKGGVWVLYEHVNRQGEQLVSFPGDEVPSYFPLSFNDVASHVRPLLPKP